The following proteins come from a genomic window of Bactrocera tryoni isolate S06 chromosome 1, CSIRO_BtryS06_freeze2, whole genome shotgun sequence:
- the LOC120782191 gene encoding uncharacterized protein LOC120782191 — protein MQGTHQTNLPGYCMPQVSLTTNMAGLSRKQRKRLRQREREAQRAAVQMAVNKIQAAIKTVPNKNSLGGNTNSPQVPALSGMLYDLAVQFRTEICLLQMLMDSETPLNSKTIAGKEFIVAEITLANSSPITKEAFKFMRSVILNEIEKHQKPKKVTPIFYSMNHNNTFINILCEDAFAFGCLQACVGKMSALGSVSLYPLEASAGRLYCYSVIYTGIINDPMKFLLQIRLHIPKLRTDHWIIANSKVCTDDQDETQFLFLVDEISSIALEYRYSNRLFICLEEALFHNHGQLPNFF, from the coding sequence atgcaGGGAACGCACCAAACAAATTTACCTGGCTATTGCATGCCGCAGGTGTCATTAACAACTAATATGGCTGGTTTGTcaagaaaacaaagaaaacgtCTACGTCAACGTGAAAGGGAAGCTCAACGTGCCGCAGTTCAAATGGCAGTTAATAAAATTCAAGCCGCAATTAAAACCGTACCCAACAAGAACTCTCTCGGAGGCAATACAAATAGTCCTCAGGTACCAGCTCTGTCTGGTATGCTGTACGATCTAGCCGTACAGTTTCGCACCGAGATATGCTTATTACAAATGCTCATGGACTCGGAGACTCCACTAAATTCTAAAACAATAGCTGGAAAAGAATTTATTGTGGCAGAAATAACATTAGCGAATAGTAGTCCAATAacaaaagaagcattcaaattTATGCGTTCAGTGATTCTTAACGAAATTGAGAAACATCAAAAGCCGAAAAAAGTCACCCCTATTTTCTATAGCATGAATCATAATAATACGTTCATAAATATTCTTTGCGAAGATGCATTTGCATTCGGGTGCTTGCAGGCTTGCGTTGGAAAAATGTCGGCTTTAGGCAGTGTATCGCTGTATCCTTTAGAGGCAAGTGCTGGCCGCTTATATTGTTACAGTGTAATATACACTGGGATTATAAATGAtccaatgaaatttttgttgcaaatcCGTTTGCATATACCGAAATTGCGTACCGATCACTGGATTATTGCAAATAGCAAAGTATGTACTGATGACCAAGATGAAACACAATTCCTATTCCTCGTGGATGAAATATCGTCCATAGCGCTCGAGTACCGTTATAGCAATAGGCTTTTCATCTGTTTGGAGGAAGCACTATTTCATAATCATGGACAATTGCCAAATTTCTTTTGA
- the LOC120782669 gene encoding G patch domain-containing protein 11 — protein sequence MSDEDDYMSDKFLCGDVRPSLVQQPNKKRQISLEEKKKEHIKRQKQESLTRKGIVNNNSLEESLKKPIENRNKGFQMLAKMGYKPGEALGKKMSGEETDSRLIEPIGISIKYDRGGLGRETALRDLAERRRQKREQQLRNRLVGGETVTVEQFRKRAQEKADERFAIGALKRSQLSCETLDLENGIKEAELSWFWPERNENVNEEGSDEAANETNESAGVNDNEEEYTTAEKLEILTSYLRTSYKFCFWCGVRYKDQNDMNSNCPGESRDDH from the exons ATGTCGGACGAAGATGATTATATGTCGGATAAGTTCCTTTGTGG AGACGTTCGACCTAGCCTTGTACAACAACCCAATAAAAAAAGACAAATTTCATTGGAGGAGAAGAAAAAGGAACATATTAAGCGTCAAAAGCAAGAAAGCTTGACACGCAAAGGAATTGTGAATAATAATTCGTTAGAAGAATCACTCAAAAAGCCAATAGAGAATCGGAACAAGGGCTTTCAAATGCTTGCTAAAATGGGCTATAAACCAGGGGAGGCACTTGGCAAGAAAATGTCTGGTGAAGAAACAGATAGCCGCCTTATTGAGCCAATTGGTATCAGCATAAAATATGATAGAGGTGGTTTAGGCCGTGAAACAGCGTTACGTGATTTAGCCGAACGTCGACGACAAAAACGAGAGCAACAGCTGCGAAATCGCCTTGTTGGAGGTGAAACCGTAACGGTGGAACAATTTCGTAAACGTGCACAGGAGAAAGCCGACGAGCGATTCGCAATTGGTGCCTTAAA GCGAAGTCAGTTATCCTGTGAAACATTGGATCTAGAGAACGGCATTAAAGAAGCCGAGCTTAGTTGGTTTTGGCCTGAACGCAATGAAAACGTAAATGAAGAAGGTTCGGATGAAGCAGCCAATGAAACGAATGAAAGCGCTGGAGTGAATGATAATGAGGAAGAATATACCACCGCGGAGAAATTGGAAATACTTACCAGTTATTTGCGCACATCGTACAAATTTTGTTTCTGGTGTGGGGTACGTTACAAAGATCAAAATGATATGAACAGCAATTGTCCGGGCGAATCGCGAGATGaccattaa
- the LOC120782190 gene encoding nucleolar complex protein 3 homolog, which translates to MGTKKVKISSVKRNAHLKSKKTPLTKQQQHKLAQQKAAKDRKQNIFRQKAKKREQLPQKRKQKADIYDDPLDNGDDNVDPSELVNNIADMLDGDDLEYLHEKGLNKQRKRKNTAVVAEEKESVGLEKAYTNKAVVDNEKKKVKVNLLPIKSRDGQIITRTAEVDYIPKPKVKRSEKEDDGAEGDEDEVDENDDVVYEDSDDDVVNDVGEGSALPEPEKKLISTTDLLIARQQEIERQKYRIGIICSGLLEKPEDKMRNFNALYELMEETNAAGTPNLLTVRKLAILSVTEIFKDILPEYRVGQVDTKMQTVRKATLERVTYENALLQQFKKFLQKLEKLTAIVNKRGQGRVTPQAIKMAEVAVQSMCDILNAHPYFNYVQNVAQLLVYMLNCNYENMRETINKCFRTFFANDKKLDMTLFIVRRINHLIKTKLPNVHVECITCLLALKIKNVNLDAEKENELKQKKLESHRQRLMSLSKKERKRRKKLAEVTRELDETRAEENKQTKLYKLTEITKMVFTIYFRVLKNDPTSKVLSAILEGLAEFAHVINLDFFSDLIDVLNRILEEMDLGYREQLHCIKTIFVILSGQGEVLNIDPIRFYQHFYKNMLTVNAGKNHEDFRIILGTLDEVLVKRRSNMSQQRLMAFIKRLLMLSLHLLHHGTLATLGTIKTTFQLTSVLDVLLDTDTSVGSGNYDPELEDPEYCNASSTALYELTILSRHYHPTVRKMAMHIANGVPASGEGSLPPEIGKLSSHELYDQFNSTQMVFNPVIPVPKKTDPKIKKGRQQFINSDFKPFCKNFLQSGTPPKKTKNKACPNFNFYDALVNNC; encoded by the exons atggGCACG aaaaaggTGAAGATTAGTTCAGTGAAACGCAACGCACATCTCAAATCTAAGAAGACTCCTCttaccaaacaacaacaacataagttGGCTCAGCAGAAAGCGGCTAAGGAtcgaaaacaaaatatattcagaCAGAAGGCGAAAAAACGTGAACAATTGCCACAAAAGCGAAAACAAAAGGCTGATATTTACGATGACCCACTTGATAATGGCGATGATAATGTGGATCCATCTGAATTGGTTAATAACATAGCGGATATGTTGGACGGTGATGATTTGGAATATTTGCATGAGAAAGGTTTAAATAAGCAACGTAAACGTAAGAATACAGCTGTTGTTGCAGAGGAAAAAGAATCAGTGGGTTTAGAAAAAGCTTATACAAACAAAGCAGTTGTGgacaatgaaaagaaaaaagtcaaAGTCAATTTATTGCCCATAAAAAGTCGTGATGGCCAAATCATAACACGTACCGCTGAAGTAGACTACATACCTAAACCAAAGGTTAAACGTAGTGAGAAAGAGGATGACGGAGCAGAAGGGGATGAGGATGAGGTTGACGAAAATGACGACGTTGTTTATGAAGATAGTGATGATGATGTAGTAAATGATGTTGGCGAAGGCAGTGCCCTACCTGAGCCGGAAAAAAAGCTGATTTCTACTACTGATTTGCTTATTGCGCGTCAACAGGAAATTGAGCGTCAAAAATATCGTATTGGTATAATTTGTTCTGGTTTACTTGAAAAACCAGAAgataaaatgcgaaattttaatGCTCTATATGAGCTGATGGAAGAAACAAATGCAGCTGGTACACCAAATCTTTTAACAGTACGAAAATTGGCAATACTCTCGGTGACTGAAATATTCAAAGATATTCTGCCTGAATATCGCGTGGGACAGGTCGACACTAAAATGCAAACAG TTCGCAAAGCCACTTTGGAACGTGTGACTTATGAAAATGCCCTGcttcaacaatttaaaaaattcctgCAGAAACTTGAGAAACTTACAGCAATAGTAAACAAGCGTGGACAGGGACGTGTAACACCACAGGCGATTAAAATGGCTGAGGTGGCTGTGCAAAGTATGTGTGATATACTCAACGCGCATCCATATTTCAATTATGTGCAAAATGTTGCACAACTCTTGGTCTATATGTTGAACTGTAACTATGAGAATATGCGTGAAACAATTAACAAGTGTTTCCGCACCTTTTTCGCCAATGACAAGAAATTAGATATGACACTGTTCATTGTGAGGCGCATAAACCACCTAATAAAGACTAAACTCCCAAATGTGCATGTCGAGTGCATTACTTGCTTGCTGGCACTTaagataaaaaatgttaatttagaTGCTGAGAAAGAGaatgaattaaaacaaaaaaagttggaGTCGCACAGACAGCGTTTGATGAGCTTATCAAAGAAAGAGCGCAAACGACGGAAGAAATTGGCTGAAGTCACGAGAGAGTTAGACGAAACCCGTGCCGaagaaaataagcaaacaaaactTTACAAACTAACGGAAAtaacaaaaatggtttttacaatttatttccGAGTTTTGAAAAACGATCCAACGTCAAAGGTTCTGAGTGCTATTTTAGAGGGTTTAGCAGA GTTTGCACATGTCATCAATTTAGATTTCTTCTCTGACCTCATTGATGTGTTGAATCGCATATTAGAGGAAATGGATCTTGGTTACCGTGAACAATTGCATTGcataaaaacgattttcgttATACTCTCAGGTCAAGGTGAAGTGCTGAATATTGATCCAATACGTTTCTACCAACACTTCTACAAAAATATGCTTACTGTGAATGCGGGAAAAAATCATGAAGACTTCCGCATCATACTCGGTACTTTAGATGAAGTTTTAGTGAAAAGAAGAAGCAATATGAGTCAGCAACGTTTAATGGCGTTCATAAAACGTTTGCTTATGCTTAGCTTGCATTTATTGCATCATGGTACACTAGCCACCCTTGGCACAATAAAAACCACCTTCCAACTAACATCGGTATTAGACGTTTTACTGGATACAGACACTAGCGTAGGATCGGGTAATTATGATCCGGAATTGGAGGACCCAGAGTATTGTAATGCTTCAAGCACCGCGCTATATGAGCTTACTATACTGTCTCGCCATTATCATCCAACGGTGCGTAAAATGGCTATGCACATAGCCAATGGGGTGCCGGCATCTGGAGAAGGGTCCTTACCACCAGAAATTGGCAAACT ATCCTCTCATGAACTCTACGATCAGTTTAATAGCACGCAAATGGTGTTCAACCCAGTTATACCGGTGCCGAAGAAGACTGatccaaaaatcaaaaaaggcAGACAACAATTTATCAATTCTGATTTCAAGCcattttgcaaaaactttttgCAAAGTGGAACGCCGccgaagaaaacaaaaaataaagcctgtccaaattttaatttctacgATGCTCTTGTAAACAATTGTtag
- the LOC120782668 gene encoding serine/threonine-protein kinase 16 has protein sequence MNSLGWTLIMKRGCLFCSKETVDIKGTKYIIRDRLAQGGFSLIDLAENATTHKLYAVKRITCHSIDDQNIALREIENCRRIDSENVIKVIDYELKGSADIVINTTSDLYIVLPYYKNGSLADHLSMRARKDDHMPEAQILQVFLGICNGLRAVHETKPVPLAHRDLKTANICLSDTFEPIIVDLGSMTEARLQICGQNEAQRLQDEAEERSSIVYRAPELFSVKSYSTIDERTDIWSLGCVLYAMCFFHCPFDSVYEKGDSVALAVLSGNINIPESSIYSDDMHDLIKYMLRMDPMERPFIYSVIEKTQDLIHKLDGRV, from the exons atGAATAGCTTAGGATGGACCTTAATAATGAAAAGAGGTTGTCTCTTCTGTTCCAAAGAGACAGTAGACATTAAAGGAACAAAATACATTATACGTGATCGACTGGCTCAGGG TGGTTTCAGTTTGATCGATCTAGCAGAAAATGCTACAACACACAAACTATATGCAGTTAAGCGTATAACTTGTCACAGCATAGATGATCAAAATATAGCCCTGCGTGAGATTGAAAATTGTAGACGTATCGATTCAGAAAATGTAATTAAAGTAATAGACTATGAGCTGAAAGGATCTGCGGATATTGTCATCAATACCACTAGTGACCTATACATAGTACTGCCATACTATAAGAACGGTTCGCTGGCAGATCATCTAAGTATGCGTGCACGTAAAGACGATCACATGCCAGAAGCGCAAATTTTGCAAGTATTTCTTGGTATCTGCAATGGTTTAAGGGCGGTGCACGAAACTAAACCAGTGCCGTTGGCACATCGAGACCTGAAGACAGCAAACATATGTTTGTCTGACACTTTTGAACCGATAATTGTAGATTTGGGTTCAATGACGGAAGCTCGTTTGCAAATCTGTGGGCAGAATGAAGCGCAACGACTGCAAGACGAAGCAGAGGAGCGCAGTTCAATCGTGTATCGTGCACCAGAACTGTTCTCAGTTAAGTCGTATTCCACCATAGATGAACGTACAGATATTTGG AGCCTTGGTTGTGTTCTTTATGCCATGTGCTTCTTCCATTGTCCCTTTGATTCGGTTTATGAAAAAGGTGATAGTGTTGCGCTGGCGGTGCTGAGCGGTAACATCAACATTCCTGAAAGTTCCATTTATTCTGATGATATGCACGATTTAATCAAATATATGTTGCGTATGGATCCTATGGAGCGACCCTTTATATATAGTGTAATCGAAAAAACCCAAGATTTAATACATAAGCTTGATGGACGTGTTTAG
- the LOC120766375 gene encoding polycystin-2, producing the protein MQAQRKMYILFGVSIFIVVWCLILIICLSGFSHESRKFRAILFVIVVVVLFHCLIGDFIKFLGYACYSALRKKPAVQEGPDVGRSSITYNYDEDALVRLQLASHEAAMYTTPSHYNESLNLKYKQIINELRLYGLYFVLLLLLVVGSRNFQAYYNTETLKTVLLEKRLDAIGLYYVNTLDDIYEYIRRIVIEAFNQGHDYNEKVIEEPGWIQYNIAKLLSVVRLRQVRREEPYIGLSTPDFDDKNFMPRWQLPYEQLHYISKYIHTYGPWLAGQMDWSMFTASHHQGKLHTYDENNGYATFLSRDLNNSLKILDYLEKAHWFDARTAGVFIDFTLYNADSNLFSVCTILLEYTPFGNVLSHVDVQSVGLLLNVDNLPAVFLIIFLLYLFTLIYFLKHLVLNLLYKTKMSASPWNCVDGVIVVLNVFIIILIIVREIKVSTLMSEFEESMKLEFIDFRVPASIDYLANLTIGFLICLTTVRLWKVFQFAKPFRVFTRTLYRARWALLTLLVIIVIWLFAFGISSYIINGNDTENFTHLLKSFTASMSYSFGFSSTVSPYDLGYGGLTLGFILYALLMFVIAIVLLNLFITLICDFFSENKSTPEDDEARELSFWQFLRVEYGGCGRWCKHSLCSCCVKRIYNPEKGDVKKGIEKSVLKTEKSLKKRKLAGREDKGSPYGRQLRDLNQVRAMARKFSAQVALLRRYQRWQQY; encoded by the coding sequence ATGCAAGCGCAGCGTAAAATGTATATTCTCTTCGGAGTGTCCATCTTCATTGTGGTGTGGTGTCTGATTCTCATCATTTGCCTCTCCGGTTTTTCGCATGAGTCACGCAAGTTTCGCGCGATActctttgttattgttgtcgtgGTACTCTTTCACTGCCTTATCGGTGACTTTATAAAATTTCTCGGATACGCGTGCTACTCAGCATTGCGTAAGAAACCCGCTGTGCAGGAGGGTCCTGACGTAGGTCGCTCTTCGATCACCTACAATTACGATGAGGATGCGCTTGTGCGCTTACAGTTAGCCAGCCACGAGGCTGCAATGTACACAACACCTTCGCATTATAACGAGTCGCTGAATCtcaaatacaaacaaatcaTCAATGAGCTGCGACTGTATGGATTGTATTTCGTATTGCTGTTGCTCTTAGTGGTGGGTTCACGCAACTTTCAAGCTTATTACAACACGGAAACGCTAAAAACGGTGCTGCTAGAAAAACGTTTGGACGCGATCGGACTATATTATGTGAATACTTTAGATGATATTTACGAATATATACGACGCAttgttattgaagctttcaaCCAGGGACACGACTACAACGAGAAGGTGATAGAGGAGCCTGGCTGGATACAATATAATATCGCGAAGCTTCTAAGCGTAGTGCGACTACGGCAAGTGCGACGCGAGGAGCCCTACATTGGTTTGAGTACACCAGATTTCGATGATAAAAATTTCATGCCTCGTTGGCAGCTGCCTTACGAGCAGTTACACTATATttctaagtatatacatacttacggCCCTTGGTTAGCGGGACAAATGGATTGGAGTATGTTTACTGCCAGTCATCATCAGGGCAAGTTGCACACGTACGACGAGAATAATGGTTATGCAACATTTCTATCACGCGATCTAAACAATAGTCTGAAAATACTGGATTATCTGGAGAAAGCCCATTGGTTTGATGCGCGCACCGCCGGCGTTTTCATCGACTTCACGCTCTACAATGCCGATTCGAATTTATTTAGCGTATGCACTATTTTGTTGGAGTACACACCATTCGGAAATGTGCTCTCTCATGTTGATGTTCAGAGCGTTGGGCTGTTGTTAAATGTGGACAATTTGCCTGCCGTGTTTTTGATCATATTTCTGCTCTACCTTTTTACATTGATTTATTTTCTCAAGCACCTGGTTTTGAATTTACTGTACAAGACGAAAATGTCCGCTTCGCCATGGAATTGTGTGGACGGTGTTATAGTTGTACTGAATGTATTTATCATCATTTTGATTATTGTACGTGAGATTAAAGTGTCGACGTTGATGTCAGAATTCGAGGAGTCGATGAAACTGGAGTTTATAGATTTCCGTGTGCCGGCAAGTATTGACTATTTAGCAAATTTGACCATAGGATTTCTCATTTGTCTGACCACCGTACGTTTGTGGAAGGTGTTTCAGTTCGCCAAACCGTTTCGTGTCTTCACACGCACTCTGTATCGTGCGCGTTGGGCACTACTCACACTTCTGGTAATCATCGTCATTTGGTTATTCGCTTTCGGCATCAGTTCGTACATAATAAATGGCAATGACACCGAAAATTTTACACATCTCTTGAAGAGCTTCACCGCATCGATGAGTTACTCATTTGGTTTCAGCAGCACAGTTAGTCCGTATGATCTTGGTTACGGTGGACTCACACTTGGCTtcattttgtatgctttgttaATGTTTGTCATTGCCATTGTTCTGCTCAATCTGTTCATTACGCTGATCTGTGactttttttcggaaaacaaaagTACACCGGAAGATGATGAGGCGAGAGAGTTGAGTTTTTGGCAATTTCTCCGAGTTGAATATGGCGGTTGTGGGCGTTGGTGTAAGCATTCGTTGTGCAGTTGTTGTGTGAAGCGTATTTATAATCCAGAGAAAGGAGATGTTAAGAAAGGCATTGAGAAGTCTGTGCTGAAAACAGAGAAAAGCTTAAAGAAACGTAAACTGGCAGGCCGTGAAGACAAGGGTTCTCCTTACGGGCGCCAGTTAAGAGACCTCAATCAAGTACGTGCAATGGCGCGAAAATTTAGCGCACAGGTGGCACTATTACGGCGATACCAACGTTGGCAGCAGTATTAA
- the LOC120776663 gene encoding tRNA-uridine aminocarboxypropyltransferase 2: MQNSDQMLEECCEDLFSIRLDPPDRRDKCDKCKRPSVVCWCQSLPNPPINIKSSIVILQHPAEEKRSLRTALMLQLGVTPGKCVVYKGKRFPSTKNQAELEPILNSPNSLLLYPSKDSVPIENLGSQIIAPSEDAHFTLVLIDGTWPQAKAIYASSPILHRMRQVKLIAAGNSDYIIRTQPTEGCLSTLETAAQALSILEQRSELRQLLVRPLHTLCKYQLDNGAVEHQSKEFRIKNQQYPKQIGKRLNRLLNYSTICRPEASEENVANRIDATLQQQEQRT, translated from the exons atgCAAAATTCTGATCAAATGTTGGAAGAATGTTGTGAAGATTTATTTAGCATACGCTTGGATCCGCCAGATAGGCGTGATAAATGTGATAAATGCAA GCGACCATCTGTAGTTTGTTGGTGTCAGTCATTACCAAACCCACCAATTAACATTAAGTCTTCTATAGTTATACTGCAACATCCTGCCGAAGAGAAACGATCCTTGCGCACAGCCTTAATGTTACAACTTGGTGTAACACCAGGAAAATGTGTTGTATATAAGGGAAAGCGCTTTCCATCGACGAAAAATCAAGCTGAGCTTGAACCAATATTAAACTCGCCAAATTCTTTACTTCTCTATCCCAGTAAAGACTCGGTGCCTATAGAAAACCTTGGCTCTCAGATAATTGCACCGTCTGAAGATGCACATTTTACATTAGTGCTTATCGATGGTACCTGGCCGCAAGCAAAAGCTATTTACGCCAGTAGTCCCATACTACATCGCATGCGACAGGTGAAACTAATAGCTGCGGGCAATAGTGATTACATTATACGCACACAACCCACCGAAGGTTGCCTCAGTACTCTTGAAACTGCTGCACAAGCTTTATCCATTTTGGAGCAACGTAGTGAACTGCGACAATTATTAGTACGTCCGCTGCATACGTTATGCAAGTACCAGTTAGATAATGGTGCTGTTGAACATCAGTCGAAAGAGTTTCGcataaaaaatcaacaatatCCCAAACAAATCGGCAAGCGCCTCAATCGTTTGCTCAATTACAGCACAATTTGTAGACCCGAGGCGTCCGAAGAGAATGTGGCAAATAGAATCGATGCAACATTGCAACAGCAGGAACAAAGAACGTGA
- the LOC120766204 gene encoding modular serine protease-like, which produces MLGSNVVDSSFNKHINIYLIAFLAIIGGGHLQRTECDWSCDNGDCLESEYLCDGIINCADGSDETIENCYTNTTCPTFAFRCAYGACITGKTRCNQKQDCADNSDELPTICQMTSIELNNAIRGQCGESEMQCKNGVCIDSDKLCDGIRDCPEGEDETLEKCAPFTCQSFAYRCAYGACIEGKAACNGTVECHDGSDESYALCGGIRKKGSGVRPTPKATEKPTTQTALQIGNKCQIPANLANAIITNVYLGTSIAVGSSVPTNVLVKFACQPGYSLDGEDVLLCTNGGWHKRLPVCTNREYCDAAMLHEDKSTVATCFFDSAPVVCDKIRPNTIAEIECATGYEKKYFAQKTTLRCTNNYNWNHPRTPCEIQCGHVQQLGLPYARNGVEIKIAEAPWHVGIYVNLNERDFQRNCGGSIVSKRLVVTAAHCVYDEANEKQYENWRFKVSPAKMANLYVSADGINVTKVYIRKDYKGSGDNFNGDMAIITLEKPFTFDRSVKPICFQPRILEAATVQNDLDGFIVGWGPTESSNYVDVFQKVEVTTVSYHSCIERLSSNDKQYDLPDDKFCVVRKGTSGDICRGDSGGGFVRYIQGRYHLLGVVSHAPLGKSNCGRDSLIALTNVQHYQEIKLSIDDERE; this is translated from the exons atgCTGGGCTCGAATGTTGTTGATTCTTCATTCAataagcatataaatatatatttgatagCGTTCTTGGCAATTATCGGCGGCGGTCACCTTC AGAGAACAGAATGCGATTGGAGCTGTGACAATGGCGACTGCTTGGAAAGTGAATATCTCTGTGATGGTATTATCAATTGTGCCGATGGCTCGGATGAAACTATAGAAAACTGCTACACCAATACAACATGTCCGACTTTCGCATTTCGTTGTGCCTATGGCGCCTGCATTACGGGTAAAACTCGTTGCAATCAAAAACAGGACTGTGCAGATAACTCGGACGAACTGCCAACCATATGTCAAATGACAAGTATCGAATTGAACAACGCAATACGCGGTCAATGTGG TGAATCGGAAATGCAGTGTAAAAATGGTGTATGTATAGATAGTGATAAGTTATGTGATGGCATACGCGACTGCCCGGAGGGAGAAGACGAGACCTTGGAAAAATGCGCACCATTTACGTGCCAGTCCTTCGCTTATAGATGCGCCTACGGTGCCTGTATTGAGGGTAAAGCCGCCTGTAATGGCACCGTAGAGTGTCACGACGGTTCAGACGAATCGTACGCTCTCTGTGGTGGAATACGAAAGAAAGGTTCCGGCGTACGACCAACGCCGAAAGCAACGGAGAAGCCTACAACACAAACAGCTCTACAAATTGGAAATAAGTGCCAAATCCCTGCCAATCTTGCAAATGCAATAATCACGAATGTATACTTGGGTACGAGTATTGCCGTCGGTTCGAGTGTGCCAACAAATGTGCTTGTTAAGTTTGCATGTCAACCCGGCTACAGTTTAGACGGAGAAGACGTGTTGCTCTGCACAAACGGCGGTTGGCACAAACGGCTGCCAGTCTGCACCAATCGCG AATACTGCGATGCAGCAATGCTACATGAGGATAAATCTACCGTGGCCACTTGCTTCTTCGACAGTGCGCCTGTCGTATGTGATAAAATTAGACCAAACACTATTGCGGAAATCGAGTGTGCAACAGGATATGAGAAAAAAta TTTCGCCCAAAAAACTACTTTACGCTGTACAAATAATTACAATTGGAATCACCCGAGAACACCATGCGAAATTCAATGTGGACATGTGCAACAACTTGGGTTGCCATATGCTCGCAATGGCGTAGAGATTAAAATTGCTGAGGCTCCGTGGCATGTGGGCATTTATGTCAACCTAAACGAAAGGGATTTTCAGCGTAATTGCGGCGGATCCATAGTTTCTAAACGCCTCGTCGTGACAG CCGCCCATTGCGTCTATGATGAAGCCAATGAAAAACAGTACGAAAATTGGCGTTTCAAAGTGTCTCCAGCAAAGATGGCAAATCTTTATGTTAGCGCTGATGGTATCAATGTCACCAAAGTGTATATTCGAAAAGA TTATAAAGGTTCCGGAGATAATTTTAACGGGGATATGGCGATTATTACCTTAGAGAAGCCGTTCACATTCGATCGTTCCGTGAAGCCAATTTGCTTTCAACCTCGCATTTTGGAAGCCGCCACCGTGCAGAATGACCTCGATGGCTTCATAGTCGGATGGGGTCCCACAGAGAGCAGTAACTATGTCGACGTCTTTCAGAAAGTGGAAGTAACCACGGTGTCCTATCACAGTTGCATTGAGAGGTTAAGCAGCAATGATAAACAGTATGATTTGCCGGATGATAAGTTTTGTGTTGTGCGCAAAGGAACCTCAGGCGATATTTGTCGAGGCGACAGTGGTGGTGGTTTCGTCAGATATATCCAAGGACGATATCATTTGCTGGGGGTAGTAAGTCACGCCCCATTAGGCAAAAGCAATTGCGGCAGGGATAGTCTTATAGCGCTTACGAATGTGCAACATTATCAAGAAATAAAGCTTTCTATAGATGATGAGCGGGAATAA